In a genomic window of Bradyrhizobium ontarionense:
- the purE gene encoding 5-(carboxyamino)imidazole ribonucleotide mutase produces the protein MTAPIAIIMGSQSDWDTMRHTADTLGALGVRYDARIVSAHRTPDRLYAFAKGAKAAGYKVVIAGAGGAAHLPGMTASLTELPVFGVPVESKALSGLDSLYSIVQMPAGIPVGTLAIGRSGAINAALLAASVLALTDTALADRLSAWRQQQTDAIAERPEGAA, from the coding sequence ATGACCGCCCCGATCGCCATCATTATGGGTAGCCAGTCGGACTGGGATACCATGCGTCACACGGCCGACACCCTTGGCGCGCTGGGCGTGCGCTATGACGCCCGTATCGTCTCGGCGCACCGGACCCCGGATCGGCTGTATGCGTTCGCCAAGGGCGCCAAGGCGGCCGGCTACAAGGTCGTGATCGCCGGCGCCGGCGGCGCGGCCCACCTGCCGGGGATGACGGCCTCCCTGACAGAGCTGCCGGTATTCGGCGTCCCGGTCGAATCCAAGGCTTTGTCCGGGCTCGATTCGCTTTACTCGATCGTCCAGATGCCTGCCGGTATCCCCGTAGGTACGCTTGCCATCGGCAGATCCGGTGCGATCAATGCCGCCCTGCTGGCGGCGAGCGTGCTGGCGCTGACGGACACGGCGCTGGCCGACCGCCTTTCGGCATGGCGACAACAGCAGACCGACGCAATCGCCGAACGTCCGGAGGGCGCGGCGTGA
- a CDS encoding 5-(carboxyamino)imidazole ribonucleotide synthase, with the protein MTGSNRVKLKPGDTIGILGGGQLGRMLALAAARLGLRCQVFSPDPDSPAFDVVLNATCAEYADVEALELFANDVDVVTYEFENVPSAAAMVLASRRPVLPSRSALETTQDRLTEKDFVTSLGIRTANYADVSSPATLREAILRIGLPAVLKTRRFGYDGKGQVKIRQGDDLERVWTELGTKSAILEAFIPFEREISVIAARAADGQVECFDVTENEHRDHILKVSRAPARIPDTLADEARDIASRIATALDYVGVLAVEMFVVSDDSNPGVLVNEIAPRVHNSGHWTLDGASISQFEQHIRAIAGWPLGKALRHGHVTMTNLIGDEIDSYEQWLTVPGATVHLYGKGAARPGRKMGHVTQVGPLPPKQG; encoded by the coding sequence GTGACCGGGTCCAATCGGGTGAAGCTCAAGCCCGGCGACACGATCGGCATTCTTGGCGGAGGCCAGCTCGGCCGGATGCTGGCTCTGGCCGCGGCGCGGCTCGGGCTGCGCTGTCAGGTGTTCTCGCCGGACCCGGACTCTCCTGCGTTCGACGTGGTGCTCAACGCGACCTGCGCCGAATACGCCGATGTCGAGGCGCTGGAACTGTTCGCCAACGACGTCGATGTCGTCACCTACGAGTTCGAGAACGTTCCGTCGGCGGCAGCCATGGTGCTGGCTTCCAGGCGTCCGGTTCTGCCGAGCCGCTCGGCGCTGGAAACGACGCAGGACCGGCTGACCGAGAAGGATTTCGTCACTTCGCTCGGGATCCGCACCGCCAACTATGCCGACGTGTCTTCGCCAGCCACCTTGCGCGAAGCCATCTTACGGATCGGTCTGCCGGCCGTTCTGAAGACACGGCGCTTCGGCTATGACGGCAAGGGCCAGGTGAAGATCCGCCAGGGTGACGACCTCGAGCGCGTCTGGACGGAGCTCGGCACCAAGTCCGCGATCCTCGAAGCCTTCATCCCGTTCGAGCGCGAGATCTCGGTCATTGCCGCTCGCGCCGCCGACGGGCAGGTCGAGTGTTTCGACGTCACCGAGAACGAGCATCGCGATCATATTCTGAAGGTGTCGCGCGCGCCGGCGCGAATTCCGGATACCCTGGCCGACGAAGCCCGCGACATCGCGAGCCGGATCGCCACCGCGCTCGACTATGTCGGGGTCCTCGCCGTCGAAATGTTCGTTGTGTCCGACGATTCCAATCCCGGCGTGCTGGTCAACGAGATCGCGCCGCGGGTCCATAATTCCGGCCACTGGACCCTCGATGGCGCATCGATCTCGCAGTTCGAGCAGCACATCAGGGCCATCGCGGGATGGCCGCTGGGCAAGGCCCTGCGGCACGGGCACGTCACGATGACCAATCTGATCGGGGACGAAATCGACAGCTACGAACAATGGCTGACTGTTCCCGGTGCGACCGTTCACCTCTACGGCAAGGGCGCAGCCCGGCCCGGCCGCAAGATGGGGCACGTGACGCAGGTCGGGCCACTTCCCCCGAAGCAGGGCTGA